accatgtaaacctattctgatataacctttaaaaacaagtatgaacctgaaaatgagcataatatgagctctttaaaattattcatacaTGTGGCAGAGTGAATCCTCAGGATGAAGTGTATCTGTGGATCTAAGTGACTATAGACCAGTAAGCTTGTCATCACTgaggatttatatttgctaataatatgttggattcatgttaagacttttatatttttctaaaaactttcaaaaattaacaatttggaggcccccctgcattgactctgaggacccttCTAGgagtcccggaccccctgttgaagatccctgccgTATACAAAACATAGATAAGACAATAGGAAGGTCTGACAAGCAATTCATAACCTCAAGAAACCTACAATGAAAATATTATCCAAAATGCAATATTCACAGcaataaaaagagaaattaaAGTGCCAGAGAGTTGCATAATTGTGCAACGATGCAGTTAAAATACCGTTTCAGTGTTTTCATTGTGCAGTCTAATTGCTGTGTACGCCCAAATGATTTGCTCTACCTCGTAGTTctaattttctgcattttctatATTTTGTCTCATTTTCTTAATTTTATTCATTCACTTGTTTTTTGCCCTGTATTCAATTTCACTTCTTTGTTCTTAGAGCAACTTTGTTTACAAATAAGTAATTGCATAATTGTTGCTACTGCTCGTAGAGTTTGTCTGCGAGATTCTAACTCATCAGTCAAATTGTGAAGGAGTCACAGCTTTGGGCTCCGAGTAGGTGTGATAAGATTTCTCACTATTTTtacaaaccaaccaaccaatcaattaatggagaaaataatcagcagatgaaTCCATAATGGAAATAATCATAGGTAAATAGTTCAAAATGAGCTCCAGCTCAGCCAACTCCAAAAGTAAAACATTGCTTTTAACactgtgattatccatcaacgTACATTActctaatattagtcaaaataattaataatttatgcTTTTTTGACTAAAAAATGTGGtataatttcttttaaaagacctttattgaccatgaattccaaaaataagtgtaagaGTAGTGGTAATAAGTTAGTGAGTAGCGTGTATACAGTACTGGTGGTAGTGGAGAAAAGCATtaactgtcaaaaaaaaggcacaaaaactttgaaaaaagggagagaaaaaagtgacaaaaacctagAAAGAAACGAGTCAAAAACAAGGAcataaacattgaaaaaagggacaaaaaaacccgacataaaacactgaaaaaagtataaaaaatccaacataaaacattttaaagaaagtGTCAAAATCATTGGAAAAGAACtgtaaaaaaagtgttaattttctattttgacctgagaggacaacaagtgcatggttggcgtgaagacaacacaagggttaaattaaTTGATAAGTAATAATTATATCTAATTAAAATGAATCAAATTACATACTATAAAACATTgaatataatattgataataACATTATGATTTAATTTATAAATAACAGTTTTTTTGATTTTTGGTTGAGCAGTTCCCTCTCCTGACCACCAGGTGTCCGAGTTCACTTTATGTGACGGTATTACGCtgccagagaagaagaagaagaagttacGGAAGTACGGCTTCCAAACAGATTCCCGTTGGAAGAGTAAAATACAGTAGATCGCCTTTCCCCCCCccaattaaatcaaattaaatcttGGACTAACCACTTCTCAATAAGACGATGGGCACTAGAGATGACGAATATGATTATTTGTTCAAAggtaaaacagttttttttcttcccgtTATTGTTGCAGCTCTCCAGTCCTGCACAGGCCAgctgatgctaacgttagccaccgtCCACCTTTTGTGCTCCCGGTTGTTTTTCACCGAGCTTTGGGAGAAATGTCAGCACGTTAAATGAGTTCACATGACTTAAAACGACCCTTCGCTAAACAGTGGAAGTAGAATTAGCAGTTGGTTGGTCACGTTACGTTAGTTATCGTTAAACGACAGGGCGTCTTGAACGTTAGCGGTTAGCAGATGTTAGCTTGACGGACCAGCTTCACGTCGGACACACCTAACTAACGCTAACCGTTATCACGTTATCTCCATGGGATCCAACCAGCCGAGCGAACGGGAGAATGTAcgacatatgcacacacgttTACTTATTATCTTACAGGGAGTCGTGCTGCTAAGTgttagcatttatttatttattaactgtatTAAAGCTCGGTTTGACAAACAATaataatcagaatcagctttaatggcCAACTAGCTAAGTGTGAACGCATGATAACGTTACAGGCAATTTGACTCCggctttttgttgctctcaaagtacatacacagaaatacagatACGGCTcaaaacaaggacaacaaagcgGAACTATGTACAGATAAAAGTTTGTAtattaaaaaagtgtatatatatagtaaagtAATCGCTCAGTGGAGGATTGTAAACCGTAAGACCGGAATAAGTCAGGTATATTTATACACCAGGTTGCTTATATCTGAGGTAGGTGGATATGATAGTCTATACAGTCTGTTTGACAgatatttacatgtttaaattaTGTGTTAAACACTATACCATATGGgatactgaatatccatatttattctgttaatacactgcatatatctattaTTTTTACTGCTATCATAATGATACTGCTACTaaattgcacatatctgtacatgttgttcatacattgttcatattacatcgCCATATATATTCTGATaaaggtaactgctaatacactgcacatatttatatttaatttatattactctaaaccaccGTCTGTAAACAAACTGTATACTATTGTCCTGTCTACGCACCAtctgtctatactttgtatattgcattgcacttttctgctctttttgcacttctggttggatgcaaactacattttgttgtctttgtacttgtactctgcacaatgacaataaagttgagtctatactagggctgggcgatatagagaaaatcaaatatcacgatattcttgaccaaatacctctatcgataccgcaaccatattgtagtgttgactattggtgctttcacaatatttacacaatgagatttttgataaataatcatcagtaatgtggatataatgactaagtggggaaaggtgaataatagaacagctagaacagtctggtaagttcagaaaatgacatcactttaccgTTGGctgcattatgtcggcaggatcattTTAAGTCAACCGCGAGTCTGCGACtacattgtgcgtctgccctatttctgataccgtggaggcagaaattttgccatggagggccgccactacaaaatcaacattgaGGAAACACTCAAACAAGCACTCATTTAGtcaatgaaatgtaaaaaccAAAATTTTTCAACATTGTTTACAACATTTTAAAGCTCAAAGTGACATCttgaggaacttgttttgtccaaccaacagtttaaaacccaaagatattcagcgTAGTGTCTCATAGGacgaagaaaagcagcaaaaccTCCCAAATGGGAAGCAGGAGGACCCAAATAGTGTTTGGCAGTTTAACTTAAACAACTTCAAAGTTGTCATGAAGGGAGATCAATGCATACAGGTATCATTTGTATGAAATCTCTTAAATCAGTTAAATGTAAGTAAAAACTCAGGAGCAATGTTCACACAGGAAGTAGATCGGTTGTACATTTTCTAACACGTAACGTGTTTTTCAAATCTGTTGCATTAAAATtatggctgggcgatatggagaaattCAGAGATCACGAAATTCTTGACCAAAAACATTGATATcaatattgcgacgatattgtagggttgacaagtGGTGCTGTCACAAAATAGTttttacaatgagattttagacgAATAATCATCAACAATGTGGTAAACAGTGTCAAGTGAAAttatagagaaaaaaaatatttttttccagctATATACTGACTATGCACAAAAATAGTGTGATGttaaaacaaatctgtaattcTTCAGATGATATTGCTAAATGTTTCACAACAGATTTTCTGAGAACATAGTATGTGCTTGTTATTATCAATTGAGACAACGTAATTGTATATCACGATATGATTCCTTTGAAAGACGATAAATTATCATATTgaattattgcccagccctaattaacTTGTGTTCCCTGTGTCTCAGTGGTCCTCATTGGTGACTCGGGTGTGGGGAAGAGTAACCTGCTGTCCCGTTTCACCCGCAATGAGTTCAACCTGGAGAGTAAGAGCACCATCGGAGTGGAGTTTGCCACGCGCAGCATCCAGGTGGACGGCAAGACTGTGAAGGCCCAGATCTGGGATACAGCTGGCCAGGAGCGCTACCGGGCCATCACATCAGCGTGAGTAGAGAGGAGGACGTCTAACTTAATACTTGAACAATGGCTGTAACCCTATTATTTCAAACTTCTAATGttgactgttgatttgtgtctatcctactgtctactttatttccttataatgcccatatttaatgctgtcttttttaaactttatccttgcactgctatatactgtagttttatATTACGATGTCTAAattattctcttatattgtccatatttaatgcactaccaccatgacacacactctcatagagcactTTACCATACAtactgaatcacagggtcagtccctgccctgtcacGGTAAGCAGTGACAGCCGAAATGATaacaaacttctacactagtacaaatagtttatttactcataaaacaatggattggaaagtttgtaagtatgtaaataacacttgcctgctggcttctgctgttgttgttgctgctgccagcagttagacgagtgcctagggctgtctacaaattactacaccgaaaataGACTTACAttcatttacatacacttctggtgtacttacaaactttccaatccatcgttttatgtgtaaataaactatttgtactagtgtagaagtttggtatcatttcgggcattattagtggggtcatttacgagatacattactggatccattagcccctgtgctaagctattcagctgataacgctactctacgctaactctcccaatgttcgacccaggtgaaaaaaagcttctgggggggtttttgactcaaggtcatggtgcaaaggaccctagggtgaaattactccgaaccatcactttaacccttgtgttgacttcgggtcaaattgacccgttttcaattgtTGTTTtagatcagaaaatatgggacgtagaaataagcgctgaacatgtgtagaagaaaaattttacaattaaaaacgttggaaaaagcaaaaacaaactgaaagaaaGGCGTCGAAAAAATAAgcgtttttttcaaggttgactggaaggcaacacaagggttaagcaatTATTCAATAAAACTGAAACTTTAACCCTCCTGAGGTCTAATGGCATTTTTAGATTTCTTGAATTCTccctgtaagtgtttttgcaatAACCTATaaccatgtgtttcatatcaaaatgttcagaacaaactcagctttctgtaacGTGACGTCCAACATTGTTCCAGAccaatgtgtaaagagatcaTTTGACCCTAAAGCACAAATGTTTCTCAAATCACCTTTTGAAAACATACCTacactcaattgttttggtgcttgaaatgactTTACAAAAGTATTGGGTTCAAAAAAAGGGAcgtaatatatgaataaattagtatataaatgtctaaaatgaaatgttaTATTGCTTGTAAAACACTCGCCGGTGcatcttttgtcctcagagggctaaacataatacacagtcaaaaaaatgaataaataaaaacaaaaatagctTCCTGAAGTTTTAACATGCTACCAGTTTGTTTTGCAAGTGTTGCACAGTGCtcacagagctgtagcggagccaaagtagcagactttttaattaactttatcggtaATCTGTAAAATTAAACAGATATAGATAATCCGCAAATACGCCAATTATCGGCCCTGTTAATCGGCCAGGCCGATAATTGGTCGATCCCTTACACAAACATGCCAGCCAGAATACACTGTCCAATTCAAACAATTGTAATATACATATCATATTTCATAGGACAgcttttatgaattatttcagAATTGTTACTAAGCATCAGATCCATTTAAACCCCCTCCTCTGTGTTGGTACTATAGGGCAgagttaaaataatcaattctttGTTTGTGTGATCTAATATCGATTAATAAAATCCAGGAATCAATCTTATTATATATGCCTTGTCACCATTGATTGGTAAATTGATCCCCTTTActtaatgtaaacatgaacCTGATGCATTATAAAAACTATTTGAGGATTAGTTTGTTGCTTGTACACCAACAGCAGAAGTTCTCTGACAATCTTGTTTATTTCCATGCATAGTTGGGATTGTAACTGAATTGTCCCTTATCTCATTGATATTGAatcgaaaatgtaatcgaattgGCACCTTGTGAATCAGAATCAAATCAATTTGAGAAACGATTGCCGATACCCAACTGTAGTTGATGCCTTTTAATTTCTAGTCCAGTTTAAATTTTCTCTATAATGTACAGATTATGACTTCCTGCTGAGGTTGTGCCTCAGGCGGGCCTGTGTTTCCTATGCAAAACATAATGGTGGTGGTGACGtcaaggcacacacacaatgtccaCCTGTCATTTACTGCAATTTCACACTAAACACGCTGCAGAAATATGAAGCCGttatacagtggtgctcataagtttatgaacccatgctaaagttgactaaaaagaggaataaaaaacaatcctcttttggaaattgatcttaatgccttcattaaagaaaatgaagaaaatccAACCTTAAAGGAcagcaattttctttgtgaatgaatgtatcgtaaataaatacatgatcttccttaaaatacagggggcataagtatagacaCCCTATGTTAAATTAGTGGCATAGTGGCAGgcatatttctatttttaaaggccagttatttcatggatccaggataatatgcatcctgataaagttcccttggcctttggaattaaaatatcacaccacatcatcacatagccttcaccatacccagagattggcatggggtactttccataagatcatctctcaatgcaaatcaaaccagctattagactaactgaaatcaaaccatgccaacctctaggtatggtgagggtctgtgatgatgtgggggtatggtgaagggtatgtgatgatgtgggggggctattttaattccaaaggccaagggaactttatcaggatgcatagtatcccggatactatgcatcctgatagagagatgattttatggaaagtacctcGTGCCAATCTCTAGggatggtgaagggtatgtgatgtgatgacagccaatcagctgaAGCACAATCCGGCAGCTCAGGTATCCAGCTGGACTAATGCAACACGCTGACTGTTAGAGGCTGAAATCAGGGAACCAAAGTGCTCTAAAACCACCCTCAATATTCCAGAGCTGTGACGTTGTGTGCATGTGGCTGTGCTGCAGGTACTACCGCGGGGCGGTGGGGGCTCTCCTGGTCTACGACATTGCCAAGCATCTAACTTACGAGAACGTGGAGCGCTGGCTGAAGGAGCTGAGAGATCACGCCGACAGCAACATCGTCATCATGCTGGTGGGCAACAAGAGCGACCTGCGTCACCTCCGAGCTGTTCCCACCGACGAGGCTCGGGCTTTTGCTGGTGAGACCGTAGGCTTATATTTATTCTAtgaaacaaccttttttttgtttaagattattttggggcatttttaggcctttattgacaggacagctgaagaaatgaaaggggagagagagggagcaatGACATCGTTGGAGTccaacccgggcccgctgcgtcgaggagtaaacctctatatatgggcgcttGCTCGATCacctgagctatctgggcgccctaAGCAACCTTTTTAAacgtgttgtcttcctgttgaCCTCTGGGGACAAAATAGAAAATtctttttttggcacttttccccaacatttattttttgtattcatggtcaataaacctaatttaaatgacattatacttaatttgtttttgaaaaaaagttgaTATTATGAATTCTTTTGACtaatgttgagtgaatcacggactggtttatgtcaaagttagttttaaaaccatttaaaaatgtttttcaaaagctatacaatttaataaaacaaccaaaattcaatagaatcattaattttacctgagAAAAATGTTGCATGGCTTCCATACAACGCACATGCATgcaccaagttattttggggcaatttggttgttaagaaacccatatttctgatataaaaacaggtcaacccttgtgttgtcttcccgtcgacggTAAGAATTGAAAATtaaccctttttctttttagacacttttttttAGGGTTCTGGTGTATTTTTCAGCGTTTATTTTCACTACCGCTGGATTCACCACTAACAACTTATTACCGCTagttttatgcttttatttggaattcatggtcaacaaACCTCATTTATAAGAAGTTAAAGCCAACCTAATTTTAGcttaaattatgaattattttgacctagttaaaggtgctctaagcgatgtaggttcaggggacaggcagctagcagatagtcaggagatgttttttacagtgtgttcaggggacaggcagatagtgaggagatgttttttacagtgtgttcaggggacagacagctagcagatagtgaggagatgttttttacagtgtgttcaggggacaggcagctagcagacagtgagatgttttttacagtgtgttcaggggacaggcagctagcagatagtgaggagatgttttttacagtgtgttcaggggacaggcagctagcagatagtgatgttttacagtgtgttcaggggacaggcagctagcagatagtgaggagatgtttgctgtatgtgacaaaaaatgtaacctaaaaaacgtgtgacatcgcttagagcacctcaATCACAGATTGTCCAAGTTAAGTCAGcatactgttttttgttttataataaaatgtaaaaaaacatccaaaattcaatgaaagtagtgaactgatccttaATTTTACTTTCGAAGAGCGTTGTGGAATCaattgttatttttgggcattttactTGAAAGAAACTCATATTTGTAATGCTGAAACTTTCAAAAAcgtgtcaaatttgacccgaggacgaCATGAGGGTTAAAGAGTCTTGGTCAAGACGGGCACAGTTAAAGACAAGCTACGTAcggcaaaaacacacaacatgcCACAAAATCTGAATTAAAATACTAAACTTAAAACTTTCAATCTAAATGGCACCGTAAAACAACCCAAGAGCTTCACCATCCAAAACAATAACTTAATGAGAAACACACAAGACATTGGCAGCTGGAAAAGACAGCACCCAGTTACAGTTTGACAAGGAGAGACTTTGTTCCCGACTCTGAGCTCTGGTGTTGATCAGCAACATCAGCTCAAGTGATGTTAGACCAGACGCTGGTACAACCTCCTCTACTGTTCAGCAGCCTGGCAGGGTTTTATAGATGAACTATGACCGGGACGCACACTTTTATGTCTTTTACTGTGTGGAAATGTAATTAACATCTCATTTTACAGGTAAAAAGttatagggccctattttaacgatctaggtgcacggtgtgaagcgcctggtccaggtgtgtttagggcgtgtctaAATCCACTtctgctagtttgacggtggaaaGAAGGCTCCGTGCACCGGgggcatggttcaaaagggttgttcttagggtcttcattaatcagaggtgtgttttgggcgtaacatgcaataaaccaatcagagatcatctcccattccctttttAATCACctaatgattaattaattagattatACTGTGTAACTTTTGATTCTGatgtaatgttttttctttGGCTATATACGAGTAACACAGAAATAATGTTATGACGATGGCTTGTGTTTTGACGGTCCTACTGGTCTGCTATCTGTAGAATGGGACATATTTGACATGCTGTTAACGCGCTGCTTTACTTTGGCCTGCAGAGAAGAATGGTTTATCTTTCCTGGAGACATCGGCTCTGGACTCCACCAACGTTGAGACGGCCTTCCAGACCATTCTGACAGGTTGGTGCTGTGTTTGGGTcttaggcctcctgcacactggctgcgatgtgtttctgttgcatgtcagctgcgtggcgtttctgttgtgtctttacacaccagaaacataTCGGAcacggcgctgctgctgctgctgctgctgctgctgctagccttgtctggacacatggatgtttagTAGTTTAATAGcgtgttcttcaactttattttgtcaatacCAAAGAcgacgtcggcagtattgacggcaaaataggctacagaatatttcgttctgtattgacgggtgcaatattttaaaattgatatttattatttattttaaattacatttacagtacaggccaaaagtttggacacaccttctctatcaacgcgtttcctttttattttcatgactatttacattgcagattctcactgaaggcatcaaaactatgaatgaacacatatggaatcatgtacttaacaaaatagtgtgaaataactgaaaacatgtcttatattttagattcttcaaagtagccaccctttgcttttttattataaaa
This sequence is a window from Perca flavescens isolate YP-PL-M2 chromosome 1, PFLA_1.0, whole genome shotgun sequence. Protein-coding genes within it:
- the rab11a gene encoding ras-related protein Rab-11A, giving the protein MGTRDDEYDYLFKVVLIGDSGVGKSNLLSRFTRNEFNLESKSTIGVEFATRSIQVDGKTVKAQIWDTAGQERYRAITSAYYRGAVGALLVYDIAKHLTYENVERWLKELRDHADSNIVIMLVGNKSDLRHLRAVPTDEARAFAEKNGLSFLETSALDSTNVETAFQTILTEIYRIVSQKQMSERQESDMSPSNNVVNIQVQPTENKPKMQCCQNI